The following are encoded together in the Variovorax sp. PBS-H4 genome:
- the paaN gene encoding phenylacetic acid degradation protein PaaN, with product MTLQALPQKHAGRLADAIAAIARRGYHSAYPEDPAHPVHARGSREAGESAVRARWTQRDGAIRGEERSAFGAPFDTAYADEPVDAVLARAEAATPAWTALDPAERAAVALEILEALQQRAFEMAFACMHACGQPFAMAFQAGTAHALDRALEAVAIAVREMVAYPARVLWEKPDSRRPVRVEKSFEIVPRGIAAVIGCATFPTWNSYPGLFASLVTGNPVVVKPHPTAVLPLALCVDTARTVLASLGLEADVVQLLVDTRASPKTKALALDARVKLIDFTGGPEFGDWLETHAHQAHVFTEKASVNAVLIESTDDYSGLVRNLALTLSLYSAQMCTTPQSVYLARTGIRLQDGTAKTVEDFKADLAAAVAKLVADPLRAFELLGAIQSEATEERAVHAASIGEPVFASRRLAHPEMPDAVLRTPALYAVPPEDLDTIAREHFGPISLLIVTEDADAALRHAQEVTRSRGAITWSVYSRDEAFVHRAKQAAADAGVHLTLDMTGPVLVNQSAAFSDLHVSGYNAAGNAALCDTAFVLPRFRVLQTRRYLAA from the coding sequence ATGACACTCCAAGCTCTGCCACAGAAACACGCCGGCCGCCTGGCTGATGCGATCGCCGCCATCGCCCGCCGCGGGTACCACAGCGCCTATCCCGAAGACCCAGCGCATCCGGTCCATGCGCGCGGCTCGCGCGAAGCCGGCGAATCGGCCGTGCGCGCACGCTGGACGCAGCGCGACGGCGCGATCCGCGGGGAGGAGCGCAGCGCCTTCGGCGCGCCCTTCGACACCGCCTATGCCGACGAGCCGGTCGATGCCGTGCTCGCGCGCGCCGAGGCCGCGACACCGGCCTGGACCGCGCTCGACCCGGCCGAGCGTGCCGCGGTAGCGCTCGAGATCCTCGAGGCGCTGCAGCAGCGCGCCTTCGAGATGGCCTTCGCCTGCATGCATGCCTGCGGCCAACCGTTTGCGATGGCCTTCCAGGCCGGCACCGCGCACGCGCTGGACCGCGCGCTCGAGGCCGTGGCCATCGCCGTGCGCGAAATGGTCGCCTATCCCGCGCGCGTGCTCTGGGAGAAACCCGATTCGCGCCGGCCGGTGCGGGTGGAGAAGAGCTTCGAGATCGTGCCGCGCGGCATCGCGGCCGTGATCGGCTGCGCCACCTTCCCGACTTGGAATTCCTATCCGGGTCTGTTCGCGAGCCTGGTCACGGGCAACCCGGTCGTTGTGAAGCCGCATCCCACGGCCGTGCTGCCGCTCGCGCTGTGCGTCGATACGGCGCGCACGGTGCTCGCAAGCCTAGGCCTCGAGGCCGACGTGGTGCAGCTGCTGGTCGACACGCGCGCTTCGCCCAAGACGAAGGCGCTCGCGCTCGATGCGCGCGTGAAGCTGATCGACTTCACGGGTGGTCCCGAGTTCGGCGACTGGCTGGAGACCCATGCGCACCAGGCTCATGTCTTCACCGAGAAGGCCAGCGTCAACGCGGTGCTGATCGAAAGCACCGACGACTACAGCGGCCTGGTGCGCAACCTCGCGCTCACGCTCAGCCTTTACAGCGCCCAGATGTGCACCACGCCGCAGAGCGTGTACCTGGCGCGCACGGGCATCCGGCTGCAGGACGGCACGGCGAAGACGGTCGAGGACTTCAAGGCCGACCTGGCAGCGGCCGTCGCCAAGCTGGTTGCCGATCCGCTGCGTGCTTTCGAATTGCTGGGCGCGATCCAGAGCGAAGCGACCGAGGAGCGCGCCGTTCATGCGGCGTCGATCGGCGAGCCGGTGTTCGCCTCGCGCCGGCTCGCGCATCCTGAGATGCCCGACGCGGTGCTGCGCACCCCGGCCCTGTACGCGGTGCCGCCCGAGGACCTCGATACCATTGCGCGCGAACACTTCGGCCCAATCAGCCTGTTGATCGTGACCGAGGACGCCGACGCGGCGCTGCGGCATGCGCAAGAGGTCACGCGTTCGCGCGGTGCGATCACCTGGTCGGTGTACTCGCGCGACGAGGCCTTCGTGCATCGCGCGAAGCAGGCGGCCGCCGATGCCGGCGTGCACCTCACGCTCGACATGACCGGTCCGGTGCTCGTCAACCAGTCGGCCGCTTTCAGCGACCTGCACGTGAGCGGCTACAACGCGGCGGGCAATGCGGCGCTGTGCGACACGGCCTTCGTGCTGCCGCGCTTCCGCGTGCTGCAGACGCGCCGCTACCTCGCCGCCTGA